Proteins found in one Sporosarcina sp. FSL K6-3457 genomic segment:
- a CDS encoding YggT family protein produces MVGLLINGIAGAFQIYTILLVIYILMSWVPSTRETKFGQFLAVIVEPYLGFFRKFIPPLGMIDISPIVALFALSLIRTGVFSLLSIILY; encoded by the coding sequence ATGGTAGGTTTACTTATTAATGGTATTGCAGGGGCATTTCAAATCTATACGATATTACTCGTTATTTATATTTTGATGTCATGGGTGCCATCCACAAGAGAAACGAAATTCGGTCAATTTCTTGCTGTAATTGTAGAGCCATATTTAGGCTTTTTCAGGAAATTCATCCCGCCACTAGGCATGATTGATATTTCACCAATTGTTGCGTTATTTGCGTTGAGCTTAATTCGAACGGGTGTTTTTTCACTACTGAGTATTATTCTTTACTAA